From the Billgrantia sulfidoxydans genome, one window contains:
- the nadD gene encoding nicotinate-nucleotide adenylyltransferase: protein MLGGTFDPVHLGHLRSAVELLEALGLDRVHMVPAKIPPLRGAPQVTPEERLALLRLGIGETPGLVADPRELERDGPSYSADTLASLRGEYGNQARLVMALGHDAFLRLADWQSPRRLFELAHLVVIDRPGHDAPLPSALAELIRGREVASAEALMRRPAGHLLRLALPTRMAISATEIRRRLASERSVRYLLPEAVEARILANLLYRRR, encoded by the coding sequence ATGCTGGGCGGCACCTTCGACCCCGTCCACCTGGGACACCTGCGCAGCGCCGTGGAGCTGCTCGAGGCCCTGGGGCTGGATCGGGTCCACATGGTGCCGGCCAAGATACCGCCCCTGCGCGGTGCCCCCCAGGTCACCCCCGAGGAGCGCCTGGCGCTGCTGCGGCTGGGCATCGGCGAGACGCCAGGGCTGGTCGCCGATCCGCGTGAACTCGAGCGCGACGGGCCCTCGTACAGTGCTGATACCCTGGCCAGTCTGCGCGGCGAGTACGGCAACCAGGCAAGGCTCGTCATGGCCCTGGGGCATGACGCCTTCCTGCGCCTGGCCGACTGGCAGTCGCCTCGGCGTCTTTTCGAACTGGCCCACCTGGTAGTGATCGATCGCCCCGGCCACGACGCCCCGCTGCCGTCGGCCCTGGCTGAACTGATCAGAGGGCGTGAAGTCGCGAGTGCCGAGGCGTTGATGCGGCGCCCCGCGGGCCACCTGCTGCGGCTTGCGCTACCGACGCGCATGGCGATTTCGGCGACCGAGATTCGCCGGCGGCTCGCATCGGAACGGAGTGTGCGCTACCTGCTGCCCGAAGCCGTCGAGGCGAGAATCCTCGCCAACTTGCTTTATCGGCGTCGCTGA
- a CDS encoding glutamate-5-semialdehyde dehydrogenase — MPAHASQPERTEAAVVDVVAYMTRLGEAARSAASQMRRAVTGDKNRALLAMAEQLQRRRCEILAANAADLARGRANGLEPALLDRLALDDARLDAMVEGLEQVAALPDPVGEIDGLRFRPSGIQVGQMRVPLGVIGIIYESRPNVTLEAASLCLKSGNASILRGGSEARDSNAAIAACIGEGLREAGLPEGAVQVVATTDRAAVGQMIAMPQYVDVIIPRGGKSLIERISREARVPVIKHLDGVCHVYIDASADPAKALAIAINAKTHRYGTCNTMETLLIDAPMAEELLPQLAAAYAEHGVELRGCERSRAILAGIAAATEADWYAEYLAPVLAIRVVDGIDAAIDHIERYGSHHTDAIVTEDYGLARRFMAEVDSSSVMVNASTRFADGFEYGLGAEIGISTDKLHARGPVGLEGLTTRKYVVLGDGQVRR, encoded by the coding sequence ATGCCCGCTCACGCCTCCCAACCCGAACGCACCGAAGCCGCGGTGGTCGATGTCGTCGCCTACATGACCCGCCTCGGCGAGGCGGCGCGCAGCGCTGCCAGCCAGATGCGCCGCGCCGTCACCGGCGACAAGAACCGAGCCCTGCTGGCGATGGCCGAGCAGCTCCAGCGTCGCCGCTGCGAGATCCTGGCCGCCAACGCCGCGGACCTCGCGCGCGGCCGAGCCAACGGCCTGGAGCCGGCGCTGCTCGACCGCCTGGCGCTGGATGATGCGCGGCTCGATGCCATGGTGGAGGGCCTGGAGCAGGTGGCGGCGCTGCCCGACCCCGTCGGCGAGATCGACGGGCTGCGCTTTCGCCCCAGCGGCATCCAGGTGGGCCAGATGCGCGTACCGCTCGGCGTGATCGGCATCATCTACGAATCGCGCCCCAATGTGACCCTGGAGGCCGCCAGCCTGTGCCTCAAGTCGGGCAACGCCAGTATTCTGCGCGGCGGCTCCGAGGCGCGCGACTCCAACGCGGCGATTGCCGCCTGCATCGGCGAGGGGCTGCGCGAGGCCGGGCTGCCGGAGGGTGCCGTGCAGGTCGTGGCGACCACCGACCGGGCCGCGGTGGGGCAAATGATCGCCATGCCCCAGTACGTCGACGTGATCATACCGCGCGGTGGCAAGTCCTTGATCGAGCGCATCTCGCGCGAGGCGCGGGTGCCGGTGATCAAGCACCTGGACGGCGTATGCCACGTCTATATCGATGCCTCGGCGGACCCCGCGAAGGCGCTGGCGATCGCCATCAACGCCAAGACGCATCGCTACGGCACCTGTAACACCATGGAGACGCTGCTCATCGACGCCCCCATGGCGGAGGAACTGCTGCCGCAACTGGCCGCGGCGTATGCCGAGCATGGCGTCGAACTGCGCGGCTGCGAGCGGAGTCGCGCCATTCTCGCCGGCATTGCCGCCGCGACCGAAGCGGACTGGTACGCCGAGTACCTGGCCCCGGTGCTGGCAATACGCGTGGTCGACGGCATCGATGCCGCCATCGATCACATCGAGCGCTACGGTTCGCACCACACCGACGCCATCGTCACCGAGGACTACGGTTTGGCGCGCCGCTTCATGGCCGAGGTCGATTCCAGTTCGGTGATGGTCAACGCCTCGACCCGCTTCGCCGACGGTTTCGAATACGGCCTGGGGGCGGAGATCGGTATTTCCACCGACAAGCTGCACGCCCGGGGGCCGGTGGGGCTCGAGGGGCTGACCACCCGCAAGTACGTGGTACTGGGCGATGGACAGGTCCGCCGGTGA
- a CDS encoding diguanylate cyclase domain-containing protein, with protein sequence MAEANRPHMGRIVIAYAIATLLLGGYAIWRYLMGDYSRILLPASLALVMLVACLMCVASASQARLSAYLALIVGYLMLALELPWLDEAGIMWLGFAPLLTVLLLPLASAMLLNLLLAPVWLLLSDTQLDVHLALSYVAMALVVALVPWEQRRQQALLDATNPRDPHCNALAREAMHELLASEYKRTQFLGQPFAVLALHLPQLEMASEQFGNRARQALLDALCLAVNRFSRRHDFLGRQSASTFWLVLPDTSQSGVQMVQQRIGQALETTVLVDTGPLQVKIAHCQRLPGESWPRFEQRLLTLTRHLSNN encoded by the coding sequence ATGGCTGAGGCCAACCGCCCCCATATGGGCCGAATCGTCATTGCGTACGCCATTGCCACCCTGTTGCTGGGCGGCTATGCGATCTGGCGCTACCTGATGGGCGACTACAGTCGCATCCTGCTGCCGGCCTCTCTCGCCCTGGTCATGCTGGTGGCCTGCCTGATGTGCGTCGCCAGCGCCAGCCAGGCGAGGTTGTCCGCCTACCTGGCGCTGATCGTCGGCTACCTGATGCTGGCCCTGGAGCTGCCATGGCTGGACGAGGCGGGTATCATGTGGCTCGGCTTCGCCCCGCTGCTCACGGTGCTGTTGCTGCCTCTCGCCTCTGCCATGCTGCTCAACCTGCTGCTGGCCCCTGTCTGGCTCCTGCTCAGCGATACGCAGCTGGACGTTCACCTGGCGCTGAGCTATGTCGCCATGGCACTGGTGGTGGCACTGGTTCCCTGGGAGCAGCGCCGCCAGCAGGCGCTGCTGGACGCCACCAATCCACGCGACCCGCACTGCAATGCCCTGGCTCGCGAGGCCATGCACGAACTGCTCGCCAGCGAGTACAAGCGCACCCAGTTCCTCGGCCAGCCCTTTGCCGTGCTGGCACTCCACCTGCCCCAGCTGGAAATGGCCAGCGAGCAGTTCGGCAACCGGGCACGCCAGGCCCTGCTCGATGCGCTCTGCCTGGCTGTCAATCGCTTCTCGCGCCGCCATGACTTCCTCGGCCGGCAGAGCGCCTCCACATTCTGGCTGGTACTGCCGGACACCAGCCAGAGCGGGGTCCAGATGGTACAGCAGCGCATCGGACAGGCACTGGAAACCACGGTGCTGGTGGACACCGGACCGCTGCAGGTGAAAATCGCCCACTGCCAGCGCCTCCCAGGGGAAAGCTGGCCGCGCTTCGAACAGCGGCTGCTGACCTTGACCCGCCATCTCAGCAATAACTGA
- a CDS encoding bifunctional DedA family/phosphatase PAP2 family protein encodes MSLTEALLQLAPSPQLLLFTVGAIAMIESLALIGLLLPGVVLMTAAASLAGHQDMAVTSLLLAAFCGAILGDGLSFTLGYTQRERVTRLWPLSRHPEWLARGARFFQHYGSLSVFFGRFVGPVRPVIPLIAGMLHMPPRTFLWANLVSAALWAPTYVLPGYLLGQTWQQLLTIPAGLEALLITLAVMLVVLAVAFSWLRQQVSRPGRVYRVLASGARRHPLLRRTWLKGSWHGEMPLASWLLLIFSLGGLSGLTIAVIRQDGPFPIDLQVNSFFDALVVPLLPEAGELLARVGDIAGILALVLPWGAWLLARRHLAALAHVAAGLGGIAVLNILGKALIGRPRPETPDYLLGSLSYPSAHASSAVVLYGLAAAFIAQELPPQRRFWIYWLAIALTLPMALSRLVIGVHWLSDLIGGGLLGLVVCALVRLAWQRRPHAPLSPCPWPWLTVASLVLLGARVALLPAV; translated from the coding sequence TTGAGCCTGACCGAAGCCCTGCTGCAACTCGCCCCCTCCCCCCAGCTGCTGCTGTTCACCGTGGGCGCCATCGCCATGATCGAATCGCTGGCCCTGATCGGCCTGCTGCTGCCCGGGGTGGTCCTGATGACCGCGGCGGCCTCGCTGGCCGGCCATCAGGACATGGCCGTGACCTCGCTGCTGCTGGCCGCGTTTTGCGGTGCCATACTCGGCGACGGGCTCAGCTTCACCCTGGGCTATACCCAGCGCGAGCGGGTCACCCGGCTGTGGCCACTGTCGCGTCATCCGGAGTGGCTGGCGCGAGGCGCACGTTTCTTTCAGCACTACGGCAGCCTGTCGGTGTTCTTCGGCCGCTTCGTCGGCCCGGTTCGCCCCGTCATCCCGTTGATTGCCGGCATGTTGCACATGCCGCCGCGCACTTTCCTGTGGGCCAACCTGGTCTCGGCGGCGCTGTGGGCGCCCACCTATGTGCTGCCGGGATACCTGCTGGGGCAGACCTGGCAGCAACTGCTGACGATTCCGGCGGGGCTCGAGGCGCTGCTGATCACGCTGGCCGTGATGCTCGTGGTGCTGGCGGTAGCTTTCTCGTGGCTGCGCCAGCAGGTGAGCCGCCCGGGCCGCGTCTACCGGGTGCTGGCAAGCGGCGCTAGGCGCCACCCGCTGCTGCGCCGGACCTGGTTGAAGGGAAGTTGGCACGGCGAGATGCCCCTGGCCAGCTGGCTGCTGCTGATCTTCTCGCTCGGCGGGCTTTCCGGCCTGACCATCGCCGTGATCCGCCAGGACGGCCCCTTTCCCATCGACCTTCAGGTGAACAGTTTCTTCGACGCCCTGGTGGTGCCGCTGCTGCCCGAGGCGGGCGAGCTGCTGGCGCGCGTCGGCGACATCGCTGGAATCCTGGCTCTGGTGCTGCCCTGGGGCGCCTGGCTGCTGGCCCGCCGCCACCTGGCCGCCCTCGCCCATGTTGCCGCCGGGCTCGGCGGCATTGCCGTGCTCAACATACTGGGCAAGGCGCTGATCGGCCGGCCACGGCCGGAAACGCCGGACTACCTGCTAGGCTCGCTGTCCTACCCCAGCGCCCACGCCTCCTCCGCCGTGGTACTCTACGGCCTGGCCGCCGCCTTCATCGCCCAGGAGCTGCCCCCGCAGCGGCGCTTCTGGATCTACTGGCTCGCCATTGCCCTGACCCTGCCCATGGCGCTGTCACGCCTGGTGATCGGCGTTCACTGGCTCTCCGATCTGATCGGCGGCGGTCTGCTGGGACTGGTGGTCTGCGCGCTGGTGCGCCTGGCCTGGCAACGCCGCCCCCATGCCCCGCTGAGCCCCTGCCCCTGGCCCTGGCTGACGGTCGCCTCGCTGGTGCTGCTCGGCGCCCGGGTGGCGCTGCTGCCGGCCGTGTGA
- a CDS encoding LysE family translocator — protein sequence MIKLSLLSVFVPTFLFVSLTPGMCMTLSMVLGMTQGVKRTLWMMAGELIGVGLVAAAAGAGVATLMLRQPELFALFKWVGGAYLGYLGVMMWRSRGRMAIPLENVELAPATRGQLALQGFVTAVANPKGWAFFVALLPPFLDASRPLGGQLAALIGVILTIEFLSLLLYAAGGRGLRRVLGESGNVRLLNRIAGTLMVGVGGWLAFG from the coding sequence ATGATCAAGCTATCGTTGCTGTCGGTCTTCGTGCCGACCTTTCTTTTCGTCTCGCTGACGCCTGGCATGTGCATGACCCTGTCGATGGTGCTGGGCATGACCCAGGGGGTGAAGCGCACGCTATGGATGATGGCCGGCGAGCTCATCGGCGTGGGGCTGGTGGCTGCCGCCGCCGGTGCCGGCGTGGCCACGCTGATGCTGCGCCAGCCGGAGCTGTTCGCGCTGTTCAAGTGGGTCGGCGGCGCCTACCTCGGCTACCTGGGGGTGATGATGTGGCGCTCCCGGGGTCGCATGGCGATTCCCCTCGAGAACGTCGAGCTGGCGCCGGCCACGCGTGGTCAGCTGGCGCTGCAGGGCTTCGTCACGGCGGTGGCCAACCCCAAGGGCTGGGCCTTCTTCGTCGCCCTGCTGCCCCCCTTCCTCGATGCGTCGCGTCCGCTGGGCGGACAGCTGGCGGCGCTGATCGGTGTGATTCTCACCATCGAGTTCCTGAGCCTGTTGCTGTATGCCGCCGGCGGGCGCGGTCTGCGGCGCGTGCTCGGCGAGAGTGGCAACGTCCGGCTGCTCAACCGCATCGCCGGCACGCTGATGGTGGGCGTGGGGGGCTGGCTGGCCTTCGGCTGA
- a CDS encoding flavin prenyltransferase UbiX: MAEAGSGPRDKSGFQPPVTVAITGASGAQYGLRLIEALVAAGHEVWVMISKAAHLVIETETDADLPARPERLARALIERSGAAPGQIRCFGREEWMAPVASGSGAPSAMVICPCSTGTLSAVATGASNNLIERAADVALKERRRLILVPRETPLSAIHLEHMLNLTRMGAVILPAAPGFYHKPERVEDLVDFIVARILNQLGIEHRLLPRWGE, from the coding sequence ATGGCTGAGGCAGGTTCCGGGCCGAGGGATAAGTCGGGCTTCCAGCCCCCCGTGACGGTGGCGATCACCGGCGCCTCCGGAGCCCAGTACGGCCTGCGCCTGATCGAGGCGCTGGTGGCTGCGGGGCACGAAGTGTGGGTGATGATCTCCAAGGCCGCGCATCTGGTGATCGAGACCGAGACCGATGCCGACCTGCCGGCACGACCCGAGCGGCTGGCCCGGGCGCTGATCGAGCGCAGCGGGGCCGCCCCCGGCCAGATTCGCTGCTTCGGTCGCGAGGAGTGGATGGCGCCGGTGGCCTCGGGCTCCGGTGCGCCGTCGGCCATGGTGATCTGCCCTTGCTCCACCGGCACGCTGTCGGCAGTGGCCACCGGTGCGAGCAACAACCTGATCGAGCGCGCCGCCGACGTGGCGCTCAAGGAGCGCCGCCGGCTGATCCTGGTGCCGCGCGAGACGCCGCTGTCGGCCATTCATCTCGAGCACATGCTGAACCTGACCCGCATGGGGGCGGTCATCCTGCCCGCCGCGCCCGGTTTCTACCACAAGCCCGAGAGGGTGGAGGATCTCGTCGACTTCATCGTGGCCCGCATCCTCAATCAGCTCGGCATCGAGCACCGGCTCCTGCCGCGCTGGGGCGAATGA
- the mpl gene encoding UDP-N-acetylmuramate:L-alanyl-gamma-D-glutamyl-meso-diaminopimelate ligase: MHLHILGICGTFMGSLALLARDLGHTVTGSDSGVYPPMSTQLEEAGIGLYEGYAEANLTPPPDLVVVGNAMTRGNPEVEALLDLGLPYTSGPQWLAEHVLPGRRVIAVAGTHGKTTTASLAAWLLESAGFEPGFLIGGVPRNFGVSARLGGAGAPFVVEADEYDTAFFDKRSKFVHYRPEIAVLGNLEFDHADIFADLAAIERQFHHLVRTVPRRGRLLVADGEPALDRVLDMGCWTPVERFGSAAESAWRLVLERDDASRFRVVHQQGEVNEDAVVDWALTGSHNARNALAALAAAHACGVDLARGCAALSRFETPRRRQEVRGEVAGIQVIDDFAHHPTAFAATLEGLRAATPRGRLLAVIEPRSNTMRLGTMRDRLTASVAAADLAFWYQPPGLDWSLAPVVEASPVPARLEEDIDALVSALVAEARPLDRIVVMSNGAFGGIHEKLLAALEVAHG, translated from the coding sequence ATGCACCTTCATATTCTCGGTATCTGCGGCACCTTCATGGGGAGCCTGGCCCTGCTGGCGCGCGACCTGGGGCATACCGTCACCGGTTCGGACTCGGGCGTCTATCCGCCGATGAGTACCCAGCTCGAAGAGGCCGGTATCGGCCTGTATGAAGGCTACGCCGAGGCTAACCTGACGCCGCCCCCCGACCTGGTGGTGGTCGGCAATGCCATGACCCGTGGCAATCCCGAGGTCGAGGCGTTGCTCGACCTGGGCCTGCCCTATACCTCCGGCCCCCAGTGGCTGGCCGAGCACGTGCTGCCGGGGCGCCGGGTCATCGCCGTGGCCGGCACCCACGGCAAGACCACCACCGCGAGCCTGGCCGCCTGGCTGCTGGAGTCGGCCGGGTTCGAGCCGGGCTTTCTGATCGGCGGCGTGCCGCGCAACTTCGGCGTATCGGCAAGGCTCGGTGGCGCGGGTGCACCCTTCGTGGTCGAGGCCGACGAGTACGACACCGCGTTCTTCGACAAGCGTTCGAAGTTCGTGCACTACCGCCCCGAGATCGCCGTGCTCGGCAATCTCGAGTTCGATCACGCCGATATCTTTGCTGACCTGGCCGCCATCGAACGTCAGTTCCACCATCTGGTGCGTACCGTTCCGCGACGCGGCCGGCTGCTGGTGGCCGATGGCGAACCGGCGCTGGACCGAGTGCTGGACATGGGCTGCTGGACGCCGGTGGAGCGCTTCGGCAGCGCGGCGGAGAGCGCCTGGCGGCTGGTGCTGGAGCGCGACGACGCCTCGCGCTTCCGGGTGGTACACCAGCAGGGCGAGGTGAACGAGGACGCCGTGGTCGACTGGGCGCTGACCGGTAGCCACAACGCGCGCAACGCCCTGGCGGCCCTGGCCGCGGCGCATGCCTGCGGCGTCGACCTGGCGCGGGGGTGTGCGGCGCTGTCGCGCTTCGAGACGCCACGCCGGCGCCAGGAGGTGCGCGGCGAGGTGGCCGGCATCCAGGTCATTGACGACTTTGCCCACCACCCCACCGCCTTCGCGGCCACCCTCGAGGGGCTGCGTGCCGCCACGCCGCGCGGTCGCCTGCTGGCGGTGATCGAGCCGCGCTCCAACACCATGCGCCTGGGGACCATGCGCGACCGCCTGACAGCGAGCGTCGCCGCCGCCGACCTGGCGTTCTGGTACCAGCCGCCGGGCCTCGACTGGTCGCTGGCCCCGGTGGTTGAAGCCAGCCCCGTGCCGGCACGGCTCGAGGAGGACATCGACGCGCTGGTCTCGGCGCTGGTGGCCGAGGCGCGCCCGCTCGACCGCATCGTGGTGATGTCCAACGGCGCCTTCGGCGGTATCCACGAGAAGCTGCTGGCGGCGCTCGAGGTGGCGCATGGCTGA
- a CDS encoding 6-phosphofructokinase, which produces MAQHNAFYAQSGGVTAVINASACGVIEACRQHADRIGKVYAGHNGIIGALTEDLIDVSQESDEAIAALRHTPGGAFGSCRYKLKDIESHRAQYERLIEVFKAHDIRYFFYNGGGDSADTCLKVSQLSEKMGYPLTAIHVPKTVDNDLPITDNSPGFGSVAKYIATSTLEASLDIASMCATSTKVFVLEVMGRHAGWIAAAGALAGEGEGEPPHLVIFPEVPFERSKVMARVEECVKKYGYCVIVVSEGARYEDGTFLADSGNTDAFGHRQLGGVAPTLAGMVKQDLGYKYHWAVADYLQRAARHLASRTDVEQAYAVGQQAVELAVAGQNAMMPAIKRVSDTPYEWRIESAPLAEVANREKFMPRDFIREDGFGITAACRRYLAPLIQGEDYPPYENGLPKVANLKLAKVERKLPEFKL; this is translated from the coding sequence ATGGCCCAGCATAACGCCTTCTATGCCCAGTCCGGCGGTGTCACCGCCGTGATCAATGCCAGCGCCTGCGGCGTGATCGAAGCCTGCCGCCAACATGCCGACCGCATCGGCAAGGTCTATGCCGGACACAACGGCATCATCGGCGCCCTGACCGAGGACCTGATCGACGTCAGCCAGGAATCGGACGAGGCGATCGCCGCCCTGCGGCATACCCCCGGCGGCGCCTTCGGCTCCTGCCGCTACAAGCTCAAGGACATCGAGAGTCATCGCGCCCAGTACGAGCGCCTGATCGAGGTCTTCAAGGCTCACGACATCCGCTACTTCTTCTACAATGGCGGCGGCGACAGCGCCGACACCTGCCTCAAGGTCTCGCAGCTCTCCGAGAAGATGGGCTATCCGCTGACCGCCATCCATGTGCCCAAGACCGTCGACAACGACCTGCCGATCACCGACAACTCGCCGGGCTTCGGCAGCGTGGCCAAGTACATCGCCACCTCCACCCTGGAAGCCTCGCTGGACATCGCCTCCATGTGCGCCACCTCGACCAAGGTCTTCGTGCTCGAGGTGATGGGGCGTCATGCCGGCTGGATCGCCGCCGCCGGTGCACTGGCCGGCGAAGGGGAAGGCGAGCCCCCCCATTTGGTGATCTTCCCCGAGGTGCCCTTCGAGCGCAGCAAGGTGATGGCGCGGGTCGAGGAGTGCGTGAAGAAGTACGGCTACTGCGTGATCGTGGTCTCCGAAGGCGCCCGCTACGAGGACGGCACCTTCCTCGCCGACTCGGGCAACACCGACGCCTTCGGCCACCGCCAGCTGGGCGGCGTGGCGCCCACGCTCGCCGGCATGGTCAAGCAGGACCTCGGCTACAAGTACCACTGGGCGGTGGCCGACTACCTGCAGCGCGCGGCACGCCACCTGGCCTCGCGCACCGATGTGGAGCAGGCCTATGCGGTGGGCCAGCAGGCGGTGGAGCTGGCCGTGGCCGGCCAGAACGCCATGATGCCCGCGATCAAGCGGGTCAGTGACACCCCCTACGAGTGGCGCATCGAGTCCGCGCCGCTGGCCGAGGTCGCCAACCGCGAGAAGTTCATGCCGCGCGACTTCATCCGCGAGGATGGCTTCGGCATCACCGCTGCCTGCCGCCGCTACCTGGCCCCGCTGATCCAGGGGGAGGACTACCCGCCCTACGAGAACGGGCTGCCCAAGGTGGCCAATCTCAAGCTGGCCAAGGTCGAGCGCAAGCTGCCCGAGTTCAAGCTCTGA
- a CDS encoding protein kinase domain-containing protein, giving the protein MVISGDILKERVLPSNRLSLSVGQAFVAPDQRNHRSSMSVRIPDEVGQFAAKGACAVISDTSLRNAIAKQAGDLSVRGFLADYFSTPDHWDVKTSATRVLRALNGWCYSQSTFVEGGSYVASLSAMIYRGRDAYLFHMGDTLVFRLRGAEFEQLSRDHITDLGGYRYPSRALGLDGSIDIDYMQLPLKQGDIFLFTTQAVRGTLMPSDYVGLIRQDASDLDAACERLAAAARERAQERGYGADQFCFQLVRIDQLPEEERDHPSRIYGDLPIPPELSPGERIDGLEVQEVLSRTAQSRVYRVRDSRTEREMVMKAPSPELSNRNAYLEHFLLQQWVVERVKSPFVARVMESSRPRRYLYYLMAYVEGMTLTEWAQRHPQASLAQRLDIAMQLGKAVQALHHREVLHQRIHPDNILIDIHGQVVLTDFSACHMRDLDGHRRSRELARQTGLSEHSAPEYALDDSVGRRSDQYSLASTTYWLLTGELPYELSPDRLRSHTDLEQLSYRSARLFNPEISAQLDDTLRRALDPQRSLRFRRMSELLYSLRHQEGRGRPRRRDPRRLLREPANFWQGVAGILLLLLVLSWLLR; this is encoded by the coding sequence ATGGTGATCAGTGGCGATATCTTGAAGGAGCGTGTCTTGCCATCCAATCGACTGTCTCTCAGCGTCGGGCAGGCCTTCGTGGCGCCGGATCAGCGGAACCACCGCAGCTCGATGTCGGTTCGGATTCCCGATGAGGTGGGGCAGTTCGCCGCCAAGGGCGCCTGCGCGGTGATCAGCGACACCAGCTTGCGCAATGCCATCGCCAAGCAGGCCGGCGACCTCAGCGTGAGGGGGTTTCTGGCCGATTACTTTTCCACGCCGGATCACTGGGACGTGAAAACCTCGGCGACTCGCGTGCTGCGGGCGCTCAACGGCTGGTGCTACAGCCAGAGCACCTTCGTCGAAGGCGGCAGCTACGTCGCCTCCCTTTCGGCCATGATCTACCGCGGGCGTGACGCTTACCTGTTCCACATGGGCGATACCCTGGTCTTCCGCCTGCGTGGCGCCGAGTTCGAGCAGCTCTCGCGTGACCACATCACCGACCTGGGGGGGTATCGCTATCCCTCGCGAGCCCTGGGGCTCGATGGCAGCATCGACATCGACTACATGCAGCTGCCGCTCAAGCAGGGCGACATCTTCCTGTTCACCACCCAGGCGGTGCGCGGCACCCTGATGCCGTCCGACTACGTAGGGCTGATTCGTCAGGATGCCAGCGACCTCGACGCGGCCTGCGAGCGCCTGGCCGCGGCGGCACGGGAGCGGGCCCAGGAGCGAGGCTACGGCGCCGATCAGTTCTGCTTCCAGCTAGTGCGCATCGACCAGCTGCCCGAGGAGGAGCGCGATCATCCGAGCCGCATCTACGGCGACCTGCCGATCCCGCCCGAGCTCTCCCCGGGTGAGCGAATCGACGGCCTGGAGGTGCAGGAGGTGCTGTCGCGTACCGCCCAGTCGCGCGTCTATCGGGTGCGCGACAGCCGCACCGAGCGCGAGATGGTGATGAAGGCGCCGAGCCCTGAACTGTCCAACCGCAACGCCTATCTCGAGCACTTCCTGCTGCAGCAGTGGGTAGTGGAGCGGGTCAAGTCGCCGTTCGTGGCCCGCGTCATGGAATCCTCGCGTCCGCGCCGCTACCTCTACTACCTGATGGCCTACGTGGAAGGCATGACGTTGACCGAGTGGGCCCAGCGCCACCCCCAGGCCAGCCTGGCCCAGCGCCTCGACATCGCCATGCAGCTGGGCAAGGCGGTGCAGGCGCTGCATCATCGAGAGGTGCTGCACCAGCGCATCCACCCCGACAACATCCTGATCGACATCCACGGCCAGGTGGTCCTGACCGACTTCAGCGCCTGCCACATGCGCGACCTGGACGGCCACCGCCGCTCACGCGAGCTGGCCCGCCAGACCGGGCTGTCCGAACACAGTGCGCCGGAGTATGCGCTGGACGACAGCGTCGGCCGGCGCAGCGACCAGTACTCGCTGGCCTCGACCACCTATTGGCTGCTTACCGGGGAGCTGCCCTACGAGCTGAGCCCCGATCGGCTGCGTAGCCATACCGACCTCGAGCAGCTCAGCTACCGCAGCGCCAGGCTGTTCAATCCCGAAATCTCGGCGCAGCTCGACGACACCCTGCGACGAGCGCTGGACCCCCAGCGTTCGCTGCGCTTCCGGCGCATGTCCGAGCTGCTCTACTCACTGCGGCACCAGGAGGGGCGAGGCCGGCCGAGGCGTCGCGATCCACGCCGGCTGCTGCGCGAGCCGGCCAACTTCTGGCAGGGGGTCGCCGGTATCCTGCTGCTGCTGCTGGTGCTCTCGTGGCTGCTGCGCTGA
- the ppa gene encoding inorganic diphosphatase, with amino-acid sequence MNFDHIPAGKDLPNDVYVAIEIPANHAPIKYEIDKEMGALLVDRFMATPMFYPANYGFIPHTLADDGDPLDALVVTPYPVQAGSIIRARPVGILNMTDEAGEDAKLVCVPHAKLTTLYDDVQEVTDLPELLRQQIAHFFENYKDLEKGKWVKVESWEGADAAHKAIEKAVAAYDKA; translated from the coding sequence ATGAACTTCGACCACATCCCTGCCGGCAAGGACCTACCCAACGACGTCTACGTCGCCATCGAGATTCCTGCCAACCACGCTCCGATCAAGTACGAGATCGACAAGGAGATGGGCGCTCTTCTGGTTGACCGCTTCATGGCCACCCCGATGTTCTATCCGGCCAACTACGGCTTCATTCCCCACACCCTGGCCGACGACGGCGACCCCCTCGACGCCCTGGTGGTCACGCCCTACCCGGTCCAGGCCGGCAGCATCATCCGCGCGCGCCCGGTGGGCATCCTCAACATGACCGACGAGGCCGGCGAAGACGCCAAGCTGGTGTGCGTGCCCCACGCCAAGCTGACCACGCTCTACGACGACGTGCAGGAGGTCACCGACCTGCCCGAACTGCTGCGCCAGCAAATCGCGCACTTCTTCGAGAACTACAAGGATCTCGAAAAGGGCAAGTGGGTGAAGGTGGAGTCCTGGGAAGGCGCCGATGCCGCCCACAAGGCAATCGAGAAGGCCGTCGCCGCCTACGACAAGGCCTGA